In Desulfonatronum thiosulfatophilum, one DNA window encodes the following:
- a CDS encoding class I SAM-dependent methyltransferase, with protein MNYVKCFLRDRNVASITPTSPFGVKRVCKKIDFSTANVIVEYGPGAGVFTEYLLKKMRPTAHLVLIERNPDMFKCLQESFRDQRVHLFNDSAENVGNLVNGQLPHKPDYVISGIPFSYIDQQARQDIIQQTHEVLADKGKFLAYQTFYQKDDHLFVHLEHYFKQVKSEFELLNIPPMRIYEAMK; from the coding sequence ATGAACTACGTCAAATGTTTTTTGCGCGACAGGAATGTCGCTTCCATCACGCCGACATCCCCCTTCGGCGTGAAGCGGGTTTGCAAAAAAATCGATTTTTCCACGGCCAACGTCATTGTTGAGTATGGTCCCGGCGCCGGAGTTTTCACGGAGTACCTCCTGAAAAAAATGCGGCCCACTGCCCACTTGGTCCTTATCGAACGTAACCCGGATATGTTCAAATGCCTCCAGGAATCGTTCCGGGATCAGCGGGTTCACCTGTTCAACGACAGTGCCGAGAATGTCGGCAACCTCGTCAACGGGCAGTTGCCCCACAAGCCGGACTACGTCATCTCCGGGATCCCCTTTTCGTACATCGACCAGCAGGCCCGGCAGGATATTATCCAGCAGACCCATGAAGTTCTCGCGGACAAGGGCAAGTTTTTAGCCTACCAGACATTCTACCAGAAGGACGACCACCTCTTTGTGCACCTGGAGCATTACTTCAAACAGGTGAAGTCCGAATTCGAACTGTTGAACATACCCCCGATGCGGATTTATGAAGCCATGAAGTGA
- a CDS encoding nitroreductase family protein, with amino-acid sequence MTVKEAIQARRSIRKFTDQPVIEEQMAILLEAVRLAPSSINCQPWRIKVLTQREDIQWLSGAPTKGQRWIAGAGAVMICCADVQRFVEDSATNVRFLRDSGMLPPEMLAGLEEYLSKAADAQPEVLRWAAAANCAIALSQVMLQAVELGLGTCWVGMYDEAAVKERFQIPEAFPVVAMLAIGHPAESQGQRPRKDLRDILL; translated from the coding sequence ATGACGGTTAAAGAAGCCATTCAAGCGAGACGCAGCATCCGCAAGTTTACGGACCAGCCAGTAATCGAGGAACAGATGGCGATCCTTCTGGAAGCGGTCAGACTGGCCCCATCCAGCATCAACTGCCAGCCCTGGCGGATTAAGGTACTTACGCAGCGCGAAGACATCCAGTGGCTCTCCGGCGCTCCAACCAAGGGGCAACGATGGATTGCCGGCGCCGGGGCCGTTATGATCTGCTGCGCCGACGTACAACGCTTTGTCGAGGACTCCGCGACCAATGTCCGCTTCCTGCGAGACAGCGGCATGCTCCCTCCGGAAATGCTCGCGGGGCTGGAAGAGTACCTGAGCAAGGCCGCGGACGCCCAGCCCGAAGTACTGCGTTGGGCCGCCGCGGCCAATTGCGCCATTGCCCTGTCCCAGGTCATGCTTCAGGCCGTTGAACTGGGACTGGGGACCTGCTGGGTCGGCATGTACGACGAGGCCGCGGTCAAGGAACGTTTCCAGATTCCCGAAGCGTTCCCTGTTGTGGCGATGCTGGCCATAGGCCACCCCGCCGAGTCCCAGGGACAGCGGCCCAGGAAAGACCTCCGGGATATTCTCCTGTAA